The sequence below is a genomic window from Salicibibacter cibarius.
TAAGCGCTTGGCAAACGAAGCAGCCAAGGATCTTTTTCCGCCGTTAGGGGATGGTTTCGGTGCCGTTCACCTCTCAGGTGCCATCCGCATTGACGGAAGACAACTAAGAGACGCCCTTAAGCGCGCGGCGATCAAACATCATGCAGACATCCGCCAAGGAGAAGCGCGTCTGGCAAAAGAAGATGGTCAAGTGAATGGCGTCTACTTGGAAGAAACGTTTCATCCGGCCGATCATGTCATCGTAGCCGCGGGCGCCTGGGCACCGGAATTGCTTGCGCCGGTCGGTGTCACGCTTCCGATTGAACCCCAGCGCGGTCAGATTGTGCATTTGCAAATCCCGGAAGCGGACACGTCCAAGTGGCCGATGATTCTTCCGAGAACGAGTTATTACATGCTAGCCTTTGACGATTCCCGGATAGTTGCAGGGGCTTCCCGGGAAAATGGGACAGGTTTCGATTATCGACAAACAGCCGGGGGCGTCCGGGAGGTGTTGGAGAGCGCCCTTTCGGTTGCGCCGGGGCTTGCTCAAAGCACGCTATATGAAACGCGCATCGGATTTCGTCCGGTCGGACCGGACCATCTTCCTTTCATTGGATGTATGGAAACCCCGAAAGGGTTAAGCATTGTCAACGGACTCGGCCCTTCGGGGTTAACGATGGGGCCTTATGCAGGTAAACTGATCAGTGATCTGACCCTCGGAAAAGAGATGGGAATTGACTTATCCCCCTATCATCCGGAAAGATTTGACAAGTGAAATGCGTTATTCGTGACAGCCGAACGCGATTTTTGTTAAGATTAAAAAGCAGTAAATAAAACGGCAATCACGAATAACCCGCCCTAGTAGCTCAGAGGAAGAGCAACAGCCTCCTAAGCTGTAGGTCACAGGTTCGACTCCTGTCTAGGGCGCCATTTAAAGTGATCAAAATAGACAGCCTTTTGGGGCAA
It includes:
- a CDS encoding NAD(P)/FAD-dependent oxidoreductase, giving the protein MKIIVIGGGIAGMSTAYHLAREDGIDVTLIDQTHEGQATAAGAGIVCPWISERKDNQAWYELARGGAHYYEALVERLTEDGEDRWGFKRVGALAVSEDETELDDIEKSARDAKQTSPELGDIKRLANEAAKDLFPPLGDGFGAVHLSGAIRIDGRQLRDALKRAAIKHHADIRQGEARLAKEDGQVNGVYLEETFHPADHVIVAAGAWAPELLAPVGVTLPIEPQRGQIVHLQIPEADTSKWPMILPRTSYYMLAFDDSRIVAGASRENGTGFDYRQTAGGVREVLESALSVAPGLAQSTLYETRIGFRPVGPDHLPFIGCMETPKGLSIVNGLGPSGLTMGPYAGKLISDLTLGKEMGIDLSPYHPERFDK